Proteins from a genomic interval of Thamnophis elegans isolate rThaEle1 chromosome 2, rThaEle1.pri, whole genome shotgun sequence:
- the LOC116503158 gene encoding core histone macro-H2A.1 isoform X1, translating into MSSRGGKKKSTKTSRSAKAGVIFPVGRMLRYIKKGHPKYRIGVGAPVYMAAVLEYLTAEILELAGNAARDNKKGRVTPRHILLAVANDEELNQLLKGVTIASGGVLPNIHPELLAKKRGSKGKLEAIITPPPAKKAKSPSQKKTTTKKASTKKVARKSKKQGEVSKSASADSTTEGTPTDGFTVLSTKSLFLGQKLQVVQADIATIDSDAVVHPTNSDFYTGGEVGSTLEKRGGKEFLEAVVELRKKNGPLDTAGAVVSSGHGLPAKFVIHCNSPSWGSDKCDELLEKTVKNCLALADEKKLKSIAFPSIGSGRNGFPKQTAAQLILKAISSYFVSTMSSSIKTVYFVLFDSESIGIYVQEMAKLDAN; encoded by the exons atgtccagCAGGGGTGGAAAGAAAAAGTCAACCAAAACATCTCGCTCAGCAAAGGCTGGGGTCATATTCCCTGTTGGGCGAATGCTTCGTTATATTAAGAAAGGTCATCCAAAATACAGAATTGGGGTCGGTGCTCCAGTATATATGGCAGCAGTACTTGAATACTTGACTG CGGAAATTCTTGAATTGGCTGGAAATGCAGCACGAGATAACAAGAAAGGTCGTGTCACCCCTAGACATATCTTGCTGGCTGTAGCAAATGATGAAGAATTAAATCAG CTGTTGAAAGGTGTCACCATAGCCAGTGGTGGTGTATTACCAAATATTCACCCAGAGCTGTTGGCCAAAAAGCGGGGTTCAAAAGGAAAATTGGAAGCAATCATCACTCCACCCCCAGCTAAAAAAGCAAAGTCACCGTCACAGAAGAAAACCACAACAAAGAAAGCAAGCACAAAGAAAGTAGCAAGAAAGTCTAAG AAACAGGGAGAAGTCAGTAAATCAGCAAGTGCTGACAGCACAACAGAAGGCACCCCAACAGATGGTTTCACTGTCTTATCCACCAAAAGTCTATTTCTCGGGCAAAAG TTGCAAGTTGTTCAGGCTGACATTGCCACAATCGACAGTGATGCTGTCGTTCACCCGACAAATTCTGACTTCTACACCGGTGGTGAAGTAG GGAGCACATTGGAGAAGCGGGGTGGAAAAGAATTCCTGGAGGCTGTTGTTGAACTTCGCAAAAAGAACGGCCCATTGGACACAGCAGGAG CTGTTGTCAGTTCAGGACATGGATTGCCTGCAAAATTTGTCATCCACTGCAACAGCCCCAGTTGGGGTTCAGACAAATGTGATGAGTTGTTGGAAAAGACAGTGAAAAACTGCTTAGCACTGGCAGATGAAAAGAAGTTGAAGTCAATTGCATTTCCTTCCATTGGAAGTGGCAG GAATGGTTTCCCAAAGCAGACTGCAGCTCAGCTGATCCTGAAAGCCATTTCCAGCTATTTTGTATCAACAATGTCCTCTTCAATCAAGACAGTCTATTTTGTTCTCTTTGATAGTGAGAGTATAGGGATTTACGTGCAAGAAATGGCCAAGTTAGATGCCAACTAA
- the LOC116503158 gene encoding core histone macro-H2A.1 isoform X2 — translation MSSRGGKKKSTKTSRSAKAGVIFPVGRMLRYIKKGHPKYRIGVGAPVYMAAVLEYLTAEILELAGNAARDNKKGRVTPRHILLAVANDEELNQLLKGVTIASGGVLPNIHPELLAKKRGSKGKLEAIITPPPAKKAKSPSQKKTTTKKASTKKVARKSKGEVSKSASADSTTEGTPTDGFTVLSTKSLFLGQKLQVVQADIATIDSDAVVHPTNSDFYTGGEVGSTLEKRGGKEFLEAVVELRKKNGPLDTAGAVVSSGHGLPAKFVIHCNSPSWGSDKCDELLEKTVKNCLALADEKKLKSIAFPSIGSGRNGFPKQTAAQLILKAISSYFVSTMSSSIKTVYFVLFDSESIGIYVQEMAKLDAN, via the exons atgtccagCAGGGGTGGAAAGAAAAAGTCAACCAAAACATCTCGCTCAGCAAAGGCTGGGGTCATATTCCCTGTTGGGCGAATGCTTCGTTATATTAAGAAAGGTCATCCAAAATACAGAATTGGGGTCGGTGCTCCAGTATATATGGCAGCAGTACTTGAATACTTGACTG CGGAAATTCTTGAATTGGCTGGAAATGCAGCACGAGATAACAAGAAAGGTCGTGTCACCCCTAGACATATCTTGCTGGCTGTAGCAAATGATGAAGAATTAAATCAG CTGTTGAAAGGTGTCACCATAGCCAGTGGTGGTGTATTACCAAATATTCACCCAGAGCTGTTGGCCAAAAAGCGGGGTTCAAAAGGAAAATTGGAAGCAATCATCACTCCACCCCCAGCTAAAAAAGCAAAGTCACCGTCACAGAAGAAAACCACAACAAAGAAAGCAAGCACAAAGAAAGTAGCAAGAAAGTCTAAG GGAGAAGTCAGTAAATCAGCAAGTGCTGACAGCACAACAGAAGGCACCCCAACAGATGGTTTCACTGTCTTATCCACCAAAAGTCTATTTCTCGGGCAAAAG TTGCAAGTTGTTCAGGCTGACATTGCCACAATCGACAGTGATGCTGTCGTTCACCCGACAAATTCTGACTTCTACACCGGTGGTGAAGTAG GGAGCACATTGGAGAAGCGGGGTGGAAAAGAATTCCTGGAGGCTGTTGTTGAACTTCGCAAAAAGAACGGCCCATTGGACACAGCAGGAG CTGTTGTCAGTTCAGGACATGGATTGCCTGCAAAATTTGTCATCCACTGCAACAGCCCCAGTTGGGGTTCAGACAAATGTGATGAGTTGTTGGAAAAGACAGTGAAAAACTGCTTAGCACTGGCAGATGAAAAGAAGTTGAAGTCAATTGCATTTCCTTCCATTGGAAGTGGCAG GAATGGTTTCCCAAAGCAGACTGCAGCTCAGCTGATCCTGAAAGCCATTTCCAGCTATTTTGTATCAACAATGTCCTCTTCAATCAAGACAGTCTATTTTGTTCTCTTTGATAGTGAGAGTATAGGGATTTACGTGCAAGAAATGGCCAAGTTAGATGCCAACTAA
- the LOC116503158 gene encoding core histone macro-H2A.1 isoform X3, whose translation MSSRGGKKKSTKTSRSAKAGVIFPVGRMLRYIKKGHPKYRIGVGAPVYMAAVLEYLTAEILELAGNAARDNKKGRVTPRHILLAVANDEELNQLLKGVTIASGGVLPNIHPELLAKKRGSKGKLEAIITPPPAKKAKSPSQKKTTTKKASTKKVARKSKKQGEVSKSASADSTTEGTPTDGFTVLSTKSLFLGQKLNLIHSEISNLAGFEVEAIINPTNADIDLKDDLGSTLEKRGGKEFLEAVVELRKKNGPLDTAGAVVSSGHGLPAKFVIHCNSPSWGSDKCDELLEKTVKNCLALADEKKLKSIAFPSIGSGRNGFPKQTAAQLILKAISSYFVSTMSSSIKTVYFVLFDSESIGIYVQEMAKLDAN comes from the exons atgtccagCAGGGGTGGAAAGAAAAAGTCAACCAAAACATCTCGCTCAGCAAAGGCTGGGGTCATATTCCCTGTTGGGCGAATGCTTCGTTATATTAAGAAAGGTCATCCAAAATACAGAATTGGGGTCGGTGCTCCAGTATATATGGCAGCAGTACTTGAATACTTGACTG CGGAAATTCTTGAATTGGCTGGAAATGCAGCACGAGATAACAAGAAAGGTCGTGTCACCCCTAGACATATCTTGCTGGCTGTAGCAAATGATGAAGAATTAAATCAG CTGTTGAAAGGTGTCACCATAGCCAGTGGTGGTGTATTACCAAATATTCACCCAGAGCTGTTGGCCAAAAAGCGGGGTTCAAAAGGAAAATTGGAAGCAATCATCACTCCACCCCCAGCTAAAAAAGCAAAGTCACCGTCACAGAAGAAAACCACAACAAAGAAAGCAAGCACAAAGAAAGTAGCAAGAAAGTCTAAG AAACAGGGAGAAGTCAGTAAATCAGCAAGTGCTGACAGCACAACAGAAGGCACCCCAACAGATGGTTTCACTGTCTTATCCACCAAAAGTCTATTTCTCGGGCAAAAG CTGAACCTAATTCACAGTGAAATCAGTAATTTAGCCGGCTTCGAAGTGGAGGCCATTATCAATCCCACCAATGCTGACATTGACCTTAAAGATGATCTAG GGAGCACATTGGAGAAGCGGGGTGGAAAAGAATTCCTGGAGGCTGTTGTTGAACTTCGCAAAAAGAACGGCCCATTGGACACAGCAGGAG CTGTTGTCAGTTCAGGACATGGATTGCCTGCAAAATTTGTCATCCACTGCAACAGCCCCAGTTGGGGTTCAGACAAATGTGATGAGTTGTTGGAAAAGACAGTGAAAAACTGCTTAGCACTGGCAGATGAAAAGAAGTTGAAGTCAATTGCATTTCCTTCCATTGGAAGTGGCAG GAATGGTTTCCCAAAGCAGACTGCAGCTCAGCTGATCCTGAAAGCCATTTCCAGCTATTTTGTATCAACAATGTCCTCTTCAATCAAGACAGTCTATTTTGTTCTCTTTGATAGTGAGAGTATAGGGATTTACGTGCAAGAAATGGCCAAGTTAGATGCCAACTAA